The Dyadobacter sp. 676 DNA window CATTTGGCCATGCAGTTCGAACATCGCGAGGTTACGAAGCGTTACCACGCGGTAGTGAATGGCATCCATGACCTGGAAGGTATTTCCGTTTACCTGCCGATTTTACCTCTCAAAAATGGGACCGCCGTCAAAATCGACAGGGCGGATGGCAAGGAAGCAGAAACGATCTTTAACACTCTGCAGGTATATCGTGGTTATACTTTAGTGGAATGTATCCCCATTACAGGGCGGATGCACCAGATCAGGGTACACTTGTCGTGCCTGAAAGCGCCGATCGTCAACGATCCGCAGTATGGTGGTGAGCCGATTTATCTTTCCAGCTTGAAGCGGAAGTTTAATTTGAAAAAGGATACTGAAGAACAGCCTCTTATTCAGCGGGTTGCGTTGCATGCCAAGTCGCTTTCGTTCGGGCTGATGAACGGAGATCCTATACGTGTGGAGGCACCGTATCCCAAGGACTTCGAAGTACTTGTAAAACAGCTCAATAAGTTCGGATTGTAATAGCATGGTTTTTGTTGAATGTCAAAAGTTGTGTACGTTTATCCATCTTTTTTCATTCAAAACACCTGAAACTATGCGGGCACACACATTACGAATTACCTCATTCTTGCCAATGCTTCTCCTGTTTGCATTGGCAAGCCTTACCGCCGCGGCGCAAACCGGCCGGAAAAACGACGTGATCATCAAGCGCGACAGTTCGCGCATCCAGGCGCTCATTACGCAAATGAGCTATGAGAAAATCAATTACCGCGACCTCGGCACGGCCGACAGCGCGGCTACCTACATTTACCTTGACCAGGTAGCGCGGGTGTTGCTAAAAAATGGCAAAACGATCAATGTCAAAGATTCTATCCCTCCGGGCCGCATTCCACCCGACAGCGTAGGTCAATATGCTGATATGAACAATCTGCCTACCGATCCGTTCGAGAAAAGCGTGGTAATGGCTAACTCAGACCAGTTACGGGATAAATATGAATACCATCACAATCGCGCGATGGATGGCAAGCAAGGGGCCATCGTGTTTACTTCATTCGCTGTGGCAACATTGGTGTCCGGCATTATCGTCGCCAGCACCGGCGATAGTCCCGATAATAAAACAATCGGCACTTCGCTGGCGATTGCCGGGCCCGCGGTGGGCGTTGTTTTTGGATTGATCGGTTTCAAAAACTATAAACTCCATAGCAAGAAGGCGGAAAAGATCAAGAACGAACTGCAGCGCCGGAATCAGCCGCTAACGACATTCAGTATTATGCCGCGCGTCGATCCGTTCAATAAGTCGGCGCAGTTAGGGCTCCGGTTGTCGTTCTGATTGCGGTAATTTGATTACTTTCATAGGATTAATCAGTTACAACAAGTCCTTCCCACATGAAAGTAATTTTACCGAAGCTGAAAAACCAGCTGCTAGCCATGTTAATGCTACTGTTCATCGCGCAAGCGTACGCACAGACACCGCGCAAGGCGGATGTCGTCAACATGCGCGACGGGTCCAAACTGGAAGTTCACATCCAGGAAGTGGACGATCAGGTTGTGAAATACCGGAAAATCAATGACCCCGAAGGGCCACTTTTTTCTATTAAAAAGGCAGATATCGCTTCGATCCGCTATGGGAACGGTGAAGAGGAAACGTTTGAGGCTACGCTCGAAGTCCAGAACTACTATTCTCCTGGAAAACCGGCGTCTGCCGCTACGCCCCGGGAGTCAAAACCTGCCGGGAAAGTAGCGAATGGCCCCGTTAAGCCGTCGGTGCAATTTGCGGAGGACGTCAGAAATTCATCGCCCGACCATCTGCGAAGTATGTACAGGTATTATAAGATGCGTTCGAAAACCGGGATGGTTATGGGCATTGTCGGAACTTCGGTAGGTGTCATCGTAGCGGGAATAGGTACAGGCATTGTGGTAGGAGCGATGGACGATAATGGCAATTTTAAAAGTTATCAGGATGAGCTACGGGCCCGCAAAGGCGCTTATATGATGCTGGGCGGCTTTGCGGGAGCGGTTACATTCGGGACCGTGGGGTTCGTAAAGGCCGGCAAGAACGGCTCTAAAGCCAGCCGCATTCGGCGGGAGCTGATCCGCCGCGGCGAGCCCCTGACGATAAGCTTCAGGCCCTCGTTCAACCCGATGCAGCGGGCGGGAAGCCTGGCATTGGCATTGAATTTCTGATAGATAGGAAATAAAAAAGCGGGCTCCAAATGAATCGGAGCCCGCTTTTTTATGACCTGAATTTCTTAGAATTTGAATGCGATACCTGCTTTCAATGGAGACGCGTTGTAACCAACTTCCGCGAATACGCCCATGTTAGGCTTGAAATAATAACGTGCACCAGCAAATACACCGAAGAAAACGCCGCTTCCATAATCGTCATGGTAAACACCTGACCAACCATCAGGATCGCTGAATGAAGAAACACGGTATCCTAAGGACGGACCTGCATAGAGATCAAGGTTATCCAATTTCAGGAAGTGCTTTCCGTAGTGGTAAGAGCCGCGGGCTGCAACAGTGAAGAAGTTATATCTCCATTTGTAACCAACCCAGCCATAGTTCCAGGTTGTGAAGTCAGCCTGGCCACCGACGCTGATGAAGTCATGCACGCCGCCTTCGAATGAAGCACCCACACCGACGCCACCGCCGCCGTAAGTACCGCCAAGGTTGATACCTGCATTCAATAGTTTATCTCCTTTTTCAAATTGGGCGAACGCCTTTTCGGATACTGCGCTGAAAAGAGCAGCAACAACCAGCATGAATAGAGTCTTTTTCATCGTAATAGATTAGTTATTGTTAAATAATAATGGCACAAATTAAAGCCTTTATTTCAATGCTTCAAAACTTGTGCCATTTATAGTTATTAACCGGAGAATCACGCTTTGTAAGTGGTTCCGGCATCTTTATTTAATCCTATCTCAGATGTGCTTGCGGAGCTTATCCTTAAACACCTTTTTGAATTTGTCCAGTTTTGGTGCAATCACGAAGGCGCAGTAGCCCTGCTCGGGATTGTTGGCAAAATAATTCTGGTGGTAGTCTTCGGCCGGATAAAACTTCTGGAATCGGGTGATTTCGGTTACAATCGGATTCGCGTACGCGCCCGATTTGTCCAGTTCGGCCTTGGCCGTTTCCGCCAGTTGCTTCTGCTCTTCGTTGTGGTAAAAAATGACCGAACGGTATTGTGTACCCACGTCGTTTCCCTGGCGGTTCAGCGTGGTGGGATCGTGGCTGCGGAAAAACGCTTCCAGCAGATCGGCGTAGCTGATCACTTTGGGATCGTAAGTCACTTCCACGCATTCGGCATGGCCGGTGGTGCCGGTGCATACGGCTTTATAATTAGGATTGGGGTCATGCCCGCCCGAATAACCGGAAACCACTTTTTTAACGCCTTCGAGTGATTCCATCACGGCCTCGGTACACCAGAAACACCCTGTGCCAAATGTTGCGATTTCAGTATTCGTGGTATCAACATTGCTTTCGTCGAGTGCGGTTGAGGCAGTTTCTTTGTCCATTTTGCTCTTGTGTTTTTTGTCTGACTGCGCGCACGACACCAGGGCCATGCAACACAAAAATATAAACGTGAAAATCGGGATGGTGGTTCTCATCATTGCAATGGGGGTTATTGACTTTTCGGTAACGATTACGGGGCTAATAAAGTTTTATCATCGTAATCCTATAATATTTACGAAATTTGAGCGCCGAAAGATCGGGATAGCGTCAAATCCCGGCGGAACCAAATTTCCGGTAATTTATGACCTATCTTCATTTCAAAGCGCTTCATATCATATTCGTGGTCAGCTGGTTTGCGGGGCTTTTTTATATGCCGAGGCTGTTTGTGTACCACACCGAGGCTAACGACAAGCCCAGTCCCGAGCGTGAAATCCTTTTTGCGCAATTTACCAAAATGGAAAAGCTGCTCTGGAACGCGATCATGACGCCCGCCTGCTGGCTCGCATTGCTTTGCGGAACAGCGATGCTGTACCTGAGCCCCGCCTGGCTCGATCAGGGATGGATGAAGCTGAAACTCGTTTTCGTCGTCGGATTGCTCGCTTACCACTCATTTACCCGGAAGATCCTGCTCGAATTACGGGAAGGAAAATTCCGTTTTTCGTCGTTCCAACTGCGACTTTTCAACGAAATCGCGACGATATTCCTGTTCTCGATCGTCTTTTTAGTGGTATTGAAAAACACGGTCGACTGGCTGTGGGGCGTGCTCGGATTGTTGGCTTTCGCAATCGTGATCATGACCACCGTACGGATCGTGAAGAGAATGCGGGAGAAAAAAGCAGGAACGTAGGTTCACGACGCGGGCATATTCCGGTCATATGGTTCATGATTTGGGGTAGTAGGAATCGATCAATTGC harbors:
- a CDS encoding RluA family pseudouridine synthase, whose amino-acid sequence is MKINFKDIIIFEDEDFLLVNKPPHLATLDERTADRGGSLLRLAKEYNPDLQAAHRLDKETSGALAFAKNPAAYRHLAMQFEHREVTKRYHAVVNGIHDLEGISVYLPILPLKNGTAVKIDRADGKEAETIFNTLQVYRGYTLVECIPITGRMHQIRVHLSCLKAPIVNDPQYGGEPIYLSSLKRKFNLKKDTEEQPLIQRVALHAKSLSFGLMNGDPIRVEAPYPKDFEVLVKQLNKFGL
- a CDS encoding CopD family protein, with translation MTYLHFKALHIIFVVSWFAGLFYMPRLFVYHTEANDKPSPEREILFAQFTKMEKLLWNAIMTPACWLALLCGTAMLYLSPAWLDQGWMKLKLVFVVGLLAYHSFTRKILLELREGKFRFSSFQLRLFNEIATIFLFSIVFLVVLKNTVDWLWGVLGLLAFAIVIMTTVRIVKRMREKKAGT
- the msrA gene encoding peptide-methionine (S)-S-oxide reductase MsrA, translated to MDKETASTALDESNVDTTNTEIATFGTGCFWCTEAVMESLEGVKKVVSGYSGGHDPNPNYKAVCTGTTGHAECVEVTYDPKVISYADLLEAFFRSHDPTTLNRQGNDVGTQYRSVIFYHNEEQKQLAETAKAELDKSGAYANPIVTEITRFQKFYPAEDYHQNYFANNPEQGYCAFVIAPKLDKFKKVFKDKLRKHI